A genomic region of Stenotrophomonas sp. NA06056 contains the following coding sequences:
- a CDS encoding Slam-dependent surface lipoprotein, protein MKMISRSLLTVAASLALAGAAHAADIVGAASAVTDPQLNVNVGESQVNGGPHVAGKAGIGVGTVSGGTRVDFQGLSAYSAPTVINGTTVRTLAMPITGTPGNHAGMGHFNFVKVGSGDVWFGEWSKDGAAGGFNNRQVYFVGDRTGTTLPAGVATYAVAGLNKFSGSNLLSGTFRADFGTGRLNGALAGSGLTVAVAASINSANASFAGSATANGTVAGTSQGQFFGANAATLAGIATFAGNSQYDTAFGGSKN, encoded by the coding sequence ATGAAAATGATCTCCCGTTCCCTGCTCACCGTCGCCGCCAGCCTGGCCCTGGCCGGTGCGGCCCACGCTGCCGATATCGTCGGTGCCGCCAGCGCCGTCACCGATCCGCAGTTGAACGTCAATGTCGGCGAATCGCAGGTCAATGGTGGCCCGCACGTCGCTGGCAAGGCCGGTATCGGCGTCGGCACCGTCTCAGGTGGCACGCGTGTGGACTTCCAGGGCCTGAGTGCCTACTCGGCACCCACCGTCATCAACGGCACCACCGTGCGCACCCTCGCCATGCCGATCACCGGTACCCCGGGCAACCATGCCGGCATGGGCCACTTCAACTTCGTCAAGGTCGGTAGCGGCGATGTCTGGTTCGGAGAATGGTCCAAGGATGGCGCGGCCGGCGGCTTCAACAACCGTCAGGTCTACTTCGTCGGTGATCGCACCGGCACCACGTTGCCGGCAGGCGTGGCCACCTACGCCGTCGCAGGTCTCAACAAGTTCAGTGGCAGCAACCTGCTCAGCGGTACCTTCCGCGCTGACTTCGGCACCGGCCGCCTCAATGGCGCGCTGGCCGGCTCGGGCCTGACCGTGGCCGTGGCCGCATCGATCAACAGCGCCAACGCGTCGTTCGCCGGTTCGGCCACGGCCAACGGTACGGTTGCCGGCACCAGTCAGGGCCAGTTCTTCGGCGCCAACGCCGCCACCCTGGCCGGTATCGCCACCTTCGCCGGCAACAGCCAGTACGACACCGCCTTCGGCGGCAGCAAGAACTGA
- a CDS encoding RNA polymerase sigma factor, whose amino-acid sequence MSPNALALIELLIRERRALSRFIARYLDPASTEDTLQNLYLKASSVPGDPPILEPRGYLYRMAYHHALNRSQADARERRAMAEYASDLADARNDGEAQALDQAQLREISQTILALPPQVRECFVLNRYLGLSEREIAVRLGISKSVVGKYVLRAALLIQQHQQGSRA is encoded by the coding sequence ATGTCTCCCAATGCCCTGGCGCTGATCGAGCTGTTGATCCGCGAGCGCCGTGCGTTGTCCCGCTTCATTGCCCGCTATCTCGACCCGGCCAGTACCGAAGACACCCTGCAGAACCTTTACCTGAAGGCCAGCAGCGTGCCCGGCGACCCGCCCATCCTCGAGCCGCGCGGGTATCTGTACCGCATGGCCTACCACCACGCGCTCAACCGCAGCCAGGCCGACGCACGCGAACGGCGAGCCATGGCCGAGTACGCCAGCGACCTGGCCGATGCCCGCAATGATGGTGAGGCGCAGGCGCTGGACCAGGCCCAGCTGCGCGAGATCAGCCAGACCATCCTGGCGCTGCCGCCACAGGTGCGCGAGTGCTTCGTGCTCAACCGTTACCTGGGCCTGAGCGAGCGCGAGATCGCCGTGCGCCTGGGTATTTCCAAGAGCGTGGTGGGCAAGTACGTGCTGCGTGCGGCGCTGCTCATCCAGCAACACCAGCAGGGAAGCCGTGCATGA
- a CDS encoding pirin family protein — protein MKRVTGTYSAPRPHWVGDGFPARSMFSYNTHGQHLSPFLLLDYAGPYSFPPSETPRGVGQHPHRGFETVTIVYEGEVAHRDSTGAGGTIGPGDVQWMTAASGILHEEFHTPEFSKRGGTLDMVQLWVNLPAKDKMGAPGYQTLLDAQIPSVALPDGAGRVRVIAGAFDGHAGPARTHTPMDVWDIRLLQGQHAELPVAGGRTLALVVLKGTVRINGGQAVGEAQLVTFDRSGEDVFIDADSDATVLLLSGEPIDEPVVGYGPFVMNTQAEISQAVNDFNGGRFGQIAH, from the coding sequence ATGAAGCGTGTCACCGGTACCTACAGCGCCCCCCGCCCGCACTGGGTGGGCGACGGCTTCCCCGCCCGTTCGATGTTCTCCTACAACACCCATGGCCAGCACCTGAGCCCGTTCCTGCTGCTGGACTACGCCGGGCCGTACAGCTTCCCGCCCAGCGAGACCCCGCGCGGGGTCGGTCAGCATCCGCATCGCGGCTTCGAGACCGTCACCATCGTCTACGAAGGTGAAGTCGCCCATCGCGACTCGACCGGCGCCGGCGGCACCATCGGCCCGGGTGACGTGCAGTGGATGACCGCTGCCTCCGGCATTCTCCATGAGGAATTCCACACGCCGGAATTCAGCAAGCGCGGCGGCACGCTGGACATGGTGCAGTTGTGGGTGAACCTGCCCGCCAAGGACAAGATGGGTGCGCCGGGTTACCAGACTCTGCTCGATGCGCAGATTCCCTCGGTGGCCTTGCCCGACGGCGCCGGCCGCGTACGCGTCATCGCCGGGGCATTCGATGGCCATGCGGGACCGGCACGCACCCACACCCCCATGGACGTGTGGGACATCCGCCTGCTGCAGGGCCAGCACGCTGAACTGCCGGTGGCCGGCGGCCGTACCCTGGCGCTGGTGGTGTTGAAGGGCACGGTGCGAATCAACGGCGGCCAGGCAGTCGGCGAAGCACAGCTGGTGACCTTCGACCGCAGCGGCGAAGACGTGTTCATCGATGCCGACAGCGACGCCACCGTGCTGCTGCTCAGCGGCGAACCGATCGACGAGCCAGTGGTGGGCTATGGGCCGTTCGTGATGAACACCCAGGCCGAGATCAGCCAGGCCGTCAACGACTTCAACGGCGGCCGCTTCGGCCAGATCGCGCACTGA
- a CDS encoding FecR domain-containing protein, with protein sequence MTTSTPSPRQARQALRWVIRCNAGRLPERQQRALQRWLQADPRHVDAWRQQQAFWQSLDAAGPEVLAALPQLTAEPALRPLQPRRRLPWLLASAAVLLLSVTAAPHAWLLVRSDVRSGNAPRTVQLQDGSTAMLDAGSALALDFSDGQRRLRLLRGSAWFQVAHEARPFEVEAGGGEIRDIGTAFSVALQDAVVTTEVSQGEVEVRPGHVAAQRLQAGQARAFRDGRWLQPLQLTDVDAIAPWRRGEIVIDDLPAQQAIERLARYRRAPVWVLRGQGAQVAVSGLFHLQQADAAIAAVAQQAGLRSQRLPGGALLLW encoded by the coding sequence ATGACTACGTCCACACCCTCGCCGCGTCAGGCCAGGCAGGCGTTGCGCTGGGTGATACGGTGCAATGCGGGCCGGTTGCCGGAGCGCCAGCAACGCGCCCTGCAACGCTGGCTGCAGGCCGATCCCCGGCATGTCGATGCCTGGCGCCAGCAGCAGGCCTTCTGGCAGAGCCTGGATGCCGCCGGCCCGGAGGTACTGGCCGCACTTCCGCAACTGACTGCCGAACCGGCGCTTCGGCCGCTGCAACCGCGGCGTCGACTGCCTTGGCTGCTTGCCAGCGCGGCGGTGCTGCTGCTTTCGGTGACAGCGGCGCCGCACGCGTGGCTGCTGGTCCGCAGCGATGTGCGCAGCGGCAACGCGCCGCGCACCGTGCAGCTGCAGGATGGCAGCACCGCCATGCTGGACGCAGGCAGCGCGCTGGCGCTTGATTTCAGCGATGGCCAGCGCCGCCTGCGGTTGCTGCGTGGCAGCGCTTGGTTCCAGGTCGCGCACGAAGCACGACCGTTCGAGGTGGAGGCAGGCGGTGGCGAGATCCGTGACATCGGAACGGCGTTCAGCGTTGCATTGCAGGATGCCGTGGTGACCACCGAGGTCAGCCAAGGCGAAGTCGAGGTCAGGCCGGGGCATGTCGCTGCGCAGCGGCTGCAGGCCGGGCAGGCACGCGCGTTCCGTGATGGCCGCTGGCTGCAGCCGCTGCAGTTGACCGATGTGGATGCCATCGCACCGTGGCGACGCGGCGAGATCGTCATTGATGATCTGCCTGCGCAACAGGCCATCGAGCGTCTTGCCCGCTATCGGCGTGCGCCGGTCTGGGTTCTGCGCGGGCAGGGCGCGCAGGTGGCGGTGAGCGGGTTGTTCCATCTGCAGCAGGCCGATGCGGCCATTGCCGCCGTGGCCCAGCAGGCCGGCCTGCGCAGCCAGCGCCTGCCGGGCGGCGCGTTGTTGTTGTGGTGA
- a CDS encoding type II toxin-antitoxin system prevent-host-death family antitoxin: MTLPLDLPGLDKAPASSVKTRGWPSLMRTVREKQALVITNHNHPEAVIVDIRTYQELLARASGGDADERSDVLSRLRTEFDQALVGLQRGEGLGKVMGKPIRRGHKVALGRPL, encoded by the coding sequence ATGACCCTCCCGCTCGACCTGCCTGGCCTCGACAAGGCCCCGGCGTCCTCGGTCAAGACCCGCGGCTGGCCCAGCCTGATGCGTACCGTGCGCGAGAAGCAGGCGCTGGTCATCACCAACCACAACCACCCCGAAGCGGTGATCGTGGACATCAGGACCTACCAGGAGCTGCTGGCCAGGGCGAGCGGTGGCGACGCTGACGAGCGCAGCGACGTGCTTTCACGCCTGCGTACCGAGTTCGACCAGGCGCTGGTTGGGCTGCAGCGGGGTGAGGGGCTGGGCAAGGTGATGGGCAAGCCGATCCGCCGCGGCCATAAGGTCGCGCTCGGCCGTCCGCTCTGA
- a CDS encoding TonB-dependent receptor, with protein sequence MPFPASARHRRATVLAMAIATALLPFAWAPTARAQADAASVRAYAIPEQALADAVRSFGRQSQVQVVFRSDLVEGRRSRAVQGQYGPAEALEQLLQGSGLRAQQEPGGTWTLQATADDAGVVVTDTLKVGGRLQADGGETRDRWGYDDVFALDLSTAYSGRERVERYRGANPADVVKDLVGVFSGDARNSGALDLNIRGIQGPGRVPVSIDGGEQALTVWRGYNGVSNRNYIDPNLIGGIQVIKGPALVRDVHSGIGGAMVIKTLDVDDIVPAGERFGGELKIEGSSNAVSPRLPRLHTGEDYRTVDGFPQQSPNSPYADRTLVVPVKSRSGDNPFDGDDQAWRLALGWRGERVDVMAAYAWRKRGNYFSGSKGSAYYDQEPREQYEYQGIDYITTLARYFKPGDEVPNTSSEQESWLLKGTWQINDDQQLKATWRHTLSHYGEIMPSRILSAPDYGRIQWPLSRVDSDAWNLEYRWQPAGSRWLDLRANLWRTETNSDTYTAGGFPNFATGNPDWDSSRSPILRNTALANARNDRTGLTLSNRFGLHSTLDLTVGGNWQYEKLGSADPYFGVSDGWRMYPRAGRRQEGEGYLTLEWRPVDFLTLNAGVRYSRYWAFDDFLGEHPELLTRGVGGKQATYRVNELPERPASVQAQVDSLEAERAFWESIGMGWFVDDAIRGLLQSYQTPQPVEHTIAWLPDADGNYSRATNPCLNGEVAAIPGALPVFPGSDLVCSIRNTVQSRPVDGRNTRRRDHAWLPTFSAAMNLSPAARIYLRYSEAVRFPSMFESTIAFSSSLNPLYALKPEHAYNYELGYVHNLSALFGGTADADVKLAYYVHKTRDVIERDAYFLFDNIDKQTIRGIELQARFDNRRFFSDLGIARTLENEVCDESSAVLLDANRGLVPNCVQDGFVGGYLLTQAIPKLSVNLSLGTRLFDERLELGSRIVHYRRHDNPDLQVYRDRLLAGGSSLLWQNVPFTWGNITTMDAYARWRFNDHASVELVGSNLGNRYYVDPATRSTLPAPGRTLKLAVTARF encoded by the coding sequence ATGCCGTTCCCGGCATCTGCCCGTCATCGCCGCGCCACCGTCCTTGCCATGGCCATCGCCACGGCACTGCTTCCCTTCGCATGGGCGCCGACCGCCCGTGCCCAGGCCGATGCCGCCTCCGTGCGCGCGTATGCCATTCCCGAACAGGCCTTGGCCGACGCAGTCCGCAGCTTCGGCCGCCAGTCGCAGGTGCAGGTGGTGTTCCGCAGCGATCTGGTGGAGGGGCGACGCTCGCGTGCGGTGCAGGGCCAGTACGGCCCCGCCGAAGCACTGGAGCAGTTGCTGCAGGGTAGTGGCCTGCGCGCGCAGCAGGAGCCGGGCGGTACCTGGACCCTGCAGGCCACCGCCGATGACGCTGGGGTAGTGGTCACCGACACCCTGAAAGTGGGCGGGCGCCTGCAGGCCGACGGCGGCGAAACACGTGATCGTTGGGGATACGACGATGTGTTCGCGCTCGACCTGAGTACGGCCTATTCCGGTCGCGAACGGGTGGAGCGCTACCGCGGCGCCAACCCCGCCGACGTGGTCAAGGACCTGGTCGGGGTGTTCAGCGGTGACGCCCGCAACAGCGGTGCGCTGGACCTCAACATCCGCGGCATCCAGGGGCCCGGACGGGTGCCGGTCAGCATCGACGGTGGCGAGCAGGCGCTGACCGTATGGCGGGGCTACAACGGCGTCAGCAACCGCAACTACATCGATCCCAACCTGATTGGTGGCATCCAGGTCATCAAGGGGCCAGCGTTGGTGCGCGATGTACACAGCGGCATCGGCGGAGCGATGGTCATCAAGACCCTCGACGTCGATGACATCGTGCCGGCCGGTGAGCGCTTCGGCGGGGAGCTGAAGATCGAAGGCAGCAGCAATGCGGTGTCACCGCGCCTGCCACGGCTGCACACCGGCGAGGACTACCGCACGGTGGATGGCTTCCCGCAGCAGTCGCCGAACTCGCCCTATGCTGACCGCACCCTGGTGGTGCCGGTGAAATCGCGAAGCGGTGACAACCCGTTCGATGGTGATGACCAGGCCTGGCGCCTGGCGCTGGGCTGGCGCGGTGAGCGGGTGGACGTGATGGCGGCGTACGCGTGGCGCAAGCGTGGCAACTATTTCTCGGGTAGCAAGGGCAGTGCCTACTACGACCAGGAGCCACGCGAGCAGTACGAATACCAGGGCATCGACTACATCACCACGCTGGCGCGCTACTTCAAGCCGGGGGATGAAGTGCCCAATACCTCCAGCGAACAGGAATCGTGGCTGTTGAAGGGCACCTGGCAGATCAACGATGACCAGCAGCTCAAGGCTACCTGGCGGCACACCCTCTCGCACTATGGCGAGATCATGCCCTCGCGCATCCTGTCCGCACCGGATTACGGGCGCATCCAGTGGCCGCTCAGCCGGGTCGATTCCGATGCCTGGAACCTGGAGTACCGTTGGCAGCCGGCCGGCAGCCGCTGGCTCGACCTGCGCGCCAACCTGTGGCGGACCGAAACCAACAGCGATACCTATACCGCCGGTGGCTTCCCCAACTTCGCCACGGGCAACCCCGATTGGGATTCCAGCCGCAGCCCGATCCTGCGCAACACCGCCCTGGCCAATGCGCGCAACGACCGTACCGGGCTGACCCTGAGCAACCGCTTCGGCCTGCATTCCACGCTTGACCTGACCGTGGGCGGCAACTGGCAATATGAAAAACTGGGGTCGGCAGACCCGTACTTCGGCGTCAGCGATGGCTGGCGCATGTACCCGCGCGCGGGCCGTCGCCAGGAAGGCGAGGGCTACCTCACGCTGGAGTGGCGCCCGGTCGATTTCCTCACCCTCAATGCCGGCGTGCGCTACAGCCGCTACTGGGCCTTTGATGACTTCCTCGGCGAGCATCCCGAACTGCTGACCCGCGGGGTGGGCGGCAAGCAGGCGACCTACCGGGTCAATGAGTTGCCGGAGCGCCCAGCCAGCGTGCAGGCACAGGTGGATTCGCTCGAGGCCGAGCGCGCCTTCTGGGAGAGCATCGGCATGGGCTGGTTCGTCGACGATGCGATCCGTGGCCTGCTGCAGAGTTACCAGACGCCACAGCCGGTGGAGCACACCATCGCCTGGCTGCCCGATGCCGACGGCAACTACTCCCGTGCCACCAATCCGTGCCTCAATGGCGAAGTGGCCGCCATCCCCGGCGCGCTGCCGGTGTTCCCCGGCAGCGACCTGGTCTGCAGCATCCGCAATACAGTGCAGTCGCGGCCGGTGGATGGACGCAATACCCGCCGTCGCGACCATGCCTGGCTGCCCACGTTCTCGGCAGCGATGAACCTGTCGCCGGCCGCGCGCATCTACCTGCGCTATAGCGAGGCGGTGCGCTTCCCGAGCATGTTCGAGAGCACCATTGCCTTCTCCAGCAGCCTCAATCCGCTGTACGCGCTCAAGCCCGAGCATGCCTACAACTACGAGCTGGGCTATGTGCACAACCTGTCGGCGCTGTTTGGCGGCACGGCCGATGCCGACGTCAAGCTGGCCTACTACGTGCACAAGACGCGCGATGTGATCGAGCGCGATGCCTATTTCCTGTTCGACAACATCGACAAGCAGACCATCCGCGGCATCGAACTGCAGGCGCGCTTCGACAACCGGCGCTTCTTCAGCGACCTGGGTATCGCGCGCACGCTGGAAAACGAGGTGTGCGACGAGAGCAGCGCGGTGCTGCTCGACGCCAACCGCGGGCTGGTGCCGAACTGCGTACAGGACGGCTTCGTGGGTGGTTACCTGCTGACCCAGGCGATTCCCAAGCTGTCGGTGAACCTGTCACTGGGCACGCGCCTGTTCGATGAGCGGCTGGAACTGGGCAGCCGCATCGTGCACTACCGGCGCCATGACAACCCGGACCTGCAGGTCTACCGCGATCGTCTGCTGGCCGGTGGCAGCAGCCTGCTCTGGCAGAACGTGCCGTTCACCTGGGGAAACATCACCACGATGGATGCCTATGCGCGCTGGCGCTTCAACGACCACGCCAGCGTCGAGCTGGTCGGCAGCAATCTTGGCAACCGCTATTACGTCGACCCGGCCACGCGCTCCACGCTGCCGGCGCCCGGTCGCACCCTGAAGCTCGCAGTCACCGCGCGCTTCTGA
- a CDS encoding LysR family transcriptional regulator yields MFIADIRRCDLNDLFYFAMVVEHGGFSQAGRALAMPKSKLSRRIALLEERLGVRLIQRSTRRFSVTEIGQDYYRHCKAMLVEAEAAEEAIALSRAEPRGTIRLACPIAILHARIGVMLADFLALHPQVTLQLDATNRRVDVVGEGVDVAIRVRPPPLEDSDLVVRVLARRIWCTAASPALLKRMGMPSVPADLAMMPTVDLASPAQVHAWEYAGPEEVTASVHHRPRLVSDDMIALRSAAVAGVGVLMLPRMMITDELASGALVPILPQWQPRHGIVHAVFPSRRGLLPAVRALIDYLAERFEALQEP; encoded by the coding sequence GTGTTCATCGCCGACATCCGCCGCTGCGACCTCAACGACCTGTTCTATTTCGCCATGGTGGTCGAGCACGGCGGCTTCTCGCAGGCAGGGCGCGCACTGGCCATGCCCAAGTCCAAGCTCAGCCGCCGCATTGCCCTGCTGGAGGAACGGCTGGGTGTCCGCCTGATCCAACGTTCCACCCGCCGCTTTTCGGTCACCGAGATCGGCCAGGACTACTATCGCCATTGCAAGGCGATGCTGGTGGAGGCCGAAGCAGCCGAAGAGGCCATCGCGCTGTCACGCGCCGAGCCGCGTGGCACGATCCGACTGGCATGCCCGATCGCGATCCTGCACGCACGCATTGGCGTCATGCTGGCTGACTTCCTGGCCCTGCATCCGCAGGTGACCCTGCAGCTGGATGCCACCAACCGGCGCGTGGATGTGGTGGGCGAGGGCGTGGATGTGGCCATCCGCGTGCGCCCGCCACCGCTGGAGGACAGCGATCTGGTGGTGCGCGTGCTGGCCCGTCGCATCTGGTGCACCGCCGCCAGCCCGGCGCTGCTGAAGCGGATGGGTATGCCGAGCGTGCCGGCCGATCTGGCGATGATGCCGACCGTGGACCTGGCATCGCCGGCCCAGGTGCATGCCTGGGAGTACGCCGGGCCAGAGGAGGTGACGGCCAGCGTGCACCACCGGCCGCGGTTGGTCAGCGATGACATGATCGCCCTGCGCAGTGCGGCGGTGGCCGGTGTCGGCGTGCTGATGCTGCCGCGGATGATGATCACCGACGAACTGGCCAGCGGCGCGCTGGTGCCGATCCTGCCGCAGTGGCAGCCCAGGCACGGCATCGTGCATGCCGTGTTCCCCTCGCGGCGCGGCCTGCTGCCGGCGGTGCGCGCGTTGATCGACTACCTTGCCGAGCGCTTCGAGGCGCTGCAGGAACCGTAG
- the proP gene encoding glycine betaine/L-proline transporter ProP, with amino-acid sequence MQDNSDAHAHFGWFKRRRHLKVDEITVVDKPMLKRAVGAAALGNAMEWFDFGVYGYLAVTIGQVFFPSSNPTAQVIAAFATFTVAFLVRPLGGMVFGPLGDRYGRQKVLAFTMIMMALGTFAIGLIPSYERIGIWAPVLLLLARVVQGFSTGGEYGGAATFIAEYSTDRNRGLMGSWLEFGTLGGYIAGAGTVTALHMLLSSGQMLDWGWRIPFLVAGPLGLLGLYMRMRLEETPAFRAYAEEAEKRDHERPGLGELLRVHGRQLIVCMGLVLVFNVTDYMLLTYMPSYLSVTMGYAESKGLLLIIIVMLVMMPLNIIGGLFSDKLGRRPMIIGACIALLVLAVPSLLLVGSGNDWLIFLGLMLLGLALVCFTSSMPSTLPALFYTPVRYSALSIAFNVSVSLFGGTTPLVTAWLVERTGDPLVPAYYLMGAAVIGLITMIFVKETAGLPLRGSPPAVGCDKEAAALLKSDAPVTVDRALPPLPEAAEPEQVTPA; translated from the coding sequence ATGCAGGACAACTCCGATGCCCATGCCCATTTCGGCTGGTTCAAACGCCGCCGCCATCTGAAGGTCGACGAGATCACCGTTGTCGACAAACCCATGCTCAAGCGCGCCGTGGGCGCCGCTGCACTGGGCAATGCGATGGAATGGTTCGACTTCGGTGTCTACGGCTATCTTGCCGTCACCATCGGCCAGGTGTTCTTCCCGTCCAGCAACCCCACTGCGCAGGTAATCGCTGCGTTCGCCACGTTCACCGTGGCCTTCCTGGTACGCCCCCTGGGCGGCATGGTGTTCGGGCCCCTTGGCGACCGCTATGGGCGCCAGAAGGTACTGGCCTTCACCATGATCATGATGGCGCTGGGCACCTTCGCCATCGGCCTGATTCCCTCTTACGAACGCATCGGCATCTGGGCGCCGGTGCTGTTGCTGCTCGCGCGCGTGGTGCAGGGCTTCTCCACCGGCGGCGAGTATGGCGGCGCAGCAACGTTCATCGCCGAGTACTCCACCGACCGCAACCGCGGCCTGATGGGCAGCTGGCTGGAGTTCGGTACGCTGGGCGGCTACATCGCCGGTGCCGGTACGGTCACCGCACTGCACATGCTGCTGAGCAGCGGACAGATGCTGGACTGGGGCTGGCGCATTCCGTTCCTGGTGGCCGGCCCACTCGGCCTGCTGGGCCTGTACATGCGCATGCGGCTGGAGGAAACACCGGCCTTCCGCGCCTATGCGGAAGAGGCCGAGAAGCGTGACCACGAGCGTCCGGGCCTGGGTGAGCTGCTGCGCGTGCACGGCAGGCAGTTGATCGTGTGCATGGGTCTGGTGCTGGTGTTCAATGTGACCGATTACATGCTGCTGACCTACATGCCCAGCTACCTGAGCGTGACCATGGGTTATGCGGAGAGCAAGGGCCTGCTGCTGATCATCATCGTGATGCTGGTGATGATGCCGTTGAACATCATTGGCGGCCTTTTCAGCGACAAGCTGGGCCGACGCCCGATGATCATCGGCGCCTGCATCGCGCTGCTGGTGCTGGCGGTGCCGAGCCTGCTGCTGGTGGGCAGCGGCAACGACTGGCTGATCTTCCTTGGGTTGATGCTGCTGGGCCTGGCGCTGGTGTGCTTTACCAGTTCGATGCCCTCCACGCTGCCGGCATTGTTCTACACGCCGGTACGCTACAGCGCGCTGTCCATTGCGTTCAACGTGTCGGTGTCGCTGTTTGGCGGCACCACGCCGCTGGTCACCGCATGGCTGGTGGAACGCACCGGTGATCCGCTGGTGCCGGCCTACTACCTGATGGGTGCAGCGGTGATCGGCCTGATCACGATGATCTTCGTGAAGGAAACCGCCGGCCTGCCGCTGCGCGGTTCACCGCCGGCCGTGGGCTGCGACAAGGAGGCAGCCGCGCTGCTGAAGAGCGATGCACCGGTAACGGTTGACCGCGCCCTGCCGCCGTTGCCGGAGGCGGCAGAGCCGGAACAGGTGACTCCGGCCTGA
- a CDS encoding porin family protein encodes MRHLLFLFVLLLAWPANDAHAQQDDLRRVLEQGSELRYQQQDLQRLRQAEGERPTVTIDGQQYRVERNVDDLGQALYLSLQHQQWQAVAAFLAEYIELPGHDPLLRHYAQGALARVGGQHGKAAAEYEAVLAAQPDFLPARLELARVYAEDQRDRDAMALFSAIAAGIDSDDVATAGVRTRVDSYLEALRARQHWKGAMALGPAWSDNINRSSASRTCLFGDGTTCFIERTLPDAQAAFGLDFDGSLERRLPLAGHHGLYVRGLAFGQIWRDHRQYNELNASLQAGYSWRSARHTLLLAPSYDYQAQGNRALQGGSGMHGEWQFALDARSLLKLEADWKRQRYRQQGLASNYDGELAAIYATWFRALNPRWTLFAGVDLSDSSAADPANGYRQRGLRLGAARQWSDTTATVFVSLRERDYDAWSPLLEARRQDSEQNLIAIVRSERLAVAGLVPSLSLRYARIDSNVDWLYSHDRSLLSLKWERAF; translated from the coding sequence ATGCGCCACCTTCTCTTTCTTTTCGTCCTGTTGCTGGCATGGCCGGCCAACGATGCCCACGCCCAGCAGGATGACCTGCGCCGTGTGCTTGAACAGGGCAGTGAACTGCGTTACCAGCAGCAGGACCTGCAGCGCCTGCGCCAGGCCGAAGGCGAGCGCCCCACGGTGACCATCGACGGCCAGCAGTATCGGGTCGAACGCAACGTCGACGACCTCGGCCAGGCGCTCTACCTGTCGCTGCAGCACCAGCAGTGGCAGGCCGTCGCCGCCTTCCTTGCCGAGTACATCGAACTGCCGGGCCACGACCCGCTGCTACGCCACTATGCGCAGGGCGCACTGGCGCGGGTGGGCGGCCAGCATGGCAAGGCCGCCGCCGAATACGAGGCTGTGCTCGCCGCACAGCCGGACTTCCTGCCGGCGCGGCTGGAGCTGGCGCGTGTCTATGCCGAAGATCAGCGCGACCGCGATGCCATGGCGTTGTTCAGCGCGATCGCCGCCGGCATCGACAGCGATGATGTCGCTACCGCCGGCGTGCGTACGCGGGTGGACAGTTATCTGGAGGCCCTGCGGGCGCGCCAGCACTGGAAAGGTGCAATGGCGCTGGGCCCGGCCTGGAGTGACAACATCAACCGCAGCTCGGCCAGCCGCACCTGCCTGTTCGGCGACGGCACCACCTGCTTCATCGAGCGCACGCTGCCCGATGCGCAGGCTGCGTTCGGCCTGGATTTCGACGGCAGCCTGGAGCGGCGCCTGCCGCTCGCCGGTCACCATGGACTGTATGTGCGGGGTCTCGCCTTCGGCCAGATATGGCGCGACCACCGCCAGTACAACGAACTCAACGCCAGCCTGCAGGCCGGCTACAGCTGGCGCAGCGCCCGCCACACGTTGCTGTTGGCGCCCAGCTATGACTACCAAGCGCAGGGCAATCGCGCCCTGCAGGGCGGCAGTGGCATGCATGGCGAATGGCAGTTCGCGCTGGATGCGCGCAGCCTGCTCAAGCTGGAGGCGGACTGGAAGCGCCAACGCTATCGGCAGCAGGGGTTGGCCAGCAACTACGACGGTGAGCTGGCGGCGATCTATGCCACCTGGTTCCGCGCGCTCAATCCACGCTGGACGTTGTTTGCCGGGGTCGACCTGAGTGACAGCAGCGCCGCCGATCCTGCCAATGGCTATCGCCAGCGTGGCTTGCGCCTGGGCGCAGCACGCCAGTGGAGTGACACCACGGCCACCGTGTTCGTGTCGCTGCGCGAGCGGGACTACGATGCCTGGAGCCCGCTGCTGGAAGCACGGCGACAGGACAGCGAGCAGAACCTGATTGCCATCGTGCGCAGCGAGCGCCTGGCCGTTGCTGGCCTGGTACCCAGCCTGAGCCTGCGCTACGCGCGCATCGACAGCAACGTGGACTGGCTGTACAGCCACGACCGCAGCCTGCTGAGCCTGAAATGGGAACGGGCGTTCTGA